A window of the Phycicoccus sp. M110.8 genome harbors these coding sequences:
- a CDS encoding GNAT family N-acetyltransferase — protein MTADATPGPDVVLGTERLRLRPWRVSDAAVLRELWAERDARVPPHRRIDADGRPTVQDLEDAIRTEPRWVHGLLAVERRADHDVVGCCGLVDSDRGGPGELEIAFELLRRTWGRGYATEASAAVLDRARAVGHERIWATVWDWNAASLHVLAKLGFAETGEAEVDEVHGTTLVLVRPL, from the coding sequence ATGACGGCCGACGCGACCCCCGGACCCGACGTCGTCCTCGGGACCGAGCGCCTGCGGCTGCGTCCGTGGCGGGTGTCGGACGCGGCCGTCCTGCGCGAGCTGTGGGCCGAGCGAGACGCGCGGGTGCCGCCGCACCGCAGGATCGACGCCGACGGTCGCCCCACGGTCCAGGACCTCGAGGACGCCATCCGCACCGAGCCGAGGTGGGTGCACGGGCTCCTCGCCGTCGAGCGCAGGGCCGACCACGACGTCGTCGGCTGCTGCGGTCTCGTCGACAGCGACCGGGGAGGGCCGGGCGAGCTCGAGATCGCGTTCGAGCTGCTGCGTCGGACGTGGGGACGCGGCTATGCGACCGAGGCGTCCGCGGCGGTGCTGGACCGGGCGAGGGCCGTGGGCCACGAACGGATCTGGGCGACCGTGTGGGACTGGAACGCTGCGTCGCTCCACGTGCTGGCCAAGCTCGGCTTCGCCGAGACAGGGGAGGCCGAGGTCGACGAGGTCCACGGGACCACCCTCGTCCTGGTGCGCCCGCTCTGA
- a CDS encoding MmcQ/YjbR family DNA-binding protein, protein MARIEDVLPLATELERSYPVHVRGRLKFRVGQIVYVAFSRDESVMGFAFPREERAALVESDPRRFSMPSVSDLRFNWVHANLPVLDPTEARELVVDAWRMVVPQKLTRAYDLTHPEGPG, encoded by the coding sequence GTGGCGAGGATCGAGGACGTCCTGCCGCTGGCCACAGAGCTGGAGCGCTCGTACCCCGTGCACGTGCGCGGCCGGCTGAAGTTCCGGGTGGGCCAGATCGTCTACGTGGCGTTCTCCCGCGACGAGTCCGTCATGGGCTTCGCCTTCCCCAGGGAGGAGCGTGCCGCCCTCGTCGAGAGCGACCCGCGTCGGTTCTCGATGCCGTCCGTGTCGGACCTCCGGTTCAACTGGGTGCACGCCAACCTCCCCGTGCTGGACCCCACGGAGGCCCGCGAGCTCGTCGTCGACGCCTGGCGGATGGTGGTGCCGCAGAAGCTCACCCGCGCCTACGACCTCACCCACCCCGAGGGACCGGGCTGA